DNA from Amycolatopsis sp. DSM 110486:
TCTGCGGCAAGGCCGCGCTCGACGCCGTGAAGCTGAAGAGCCGCTTCTCCCCCGCGGACTCGCCGTTCGAGGTGAAGACCGACGTGCTGGTGAAGCTCCCGGACACGTTGCGGGAACAGCAGAAGGTGTTCAAGTCCACCGGCGGGCTGCACGCGGCCGCACTGTTCACTCAGGACGGTGAGCTCGAGGTCGTGCGCGAGGACGTCGGGCGGCACAACGCCGTGGACAAGGTGCTCGGGTGGGCCTTGCAGGCCGGCCGGATCCCCGCGCCCGACTGTGGGCTGCTGGTCTCCGGCCGTGCCTCGTTCGAGCTGGTGCAGAAAGCGGCGATGGCCGGGATCGGTCTGCTCGCCGCCGTGTCCGCTCCGTCCTCTTTGGCCGCTGAGCTGGCCGAGGAGAATGGGATGACGCTCATCGGTTTCCTGCGTGGCGACAGCATGAACCTCTACACGGGCGATCAGCGGGTGCTGACGTAGGCCGTTCGGTCTAGCCGATCGGCACCCAGTTGCCGTGGAAGCCGTGGGGCACGCGGTCGGGCAAGTGCACGGCCGCGACAGGCTCGAGCGTTCCCGCGTCGAGCAGCGCCAGGTCGCTGCGCTGGGTGGCCGCGTCGAAGACGAAACCCATGAGCACGCCTTCGTCCTCGGCAGCGTCCACACGGGACGGAACGAACACGAACTCGCCGGGCACGCGGCCGGGGCCGAACCCGTGCCGCTGGGCGGTTCCGTTGCGCAGGTCGTGCTTGTAGACCGCGCCGGTGAGGTTCGAGAGCCCGTCCACGGCCACCGCGTAGCCGTAGCGGTGCGCGCGCCCGACGTGACGCTCGTCGACGCGCGGGAACTCCTGCCCGTGCTCGTCGATCCGTTCTTCGAGGACCTTGCCCGCCGTGAGGTCGACGGTCCAGCGGTCCAACGTCGGCTCGCCTTCGGTCGGGCCGTGCACGCCGTGGTCGAACACCTTGGGGTGACGTACGACGTGGAGCACGACGCGGTCGCCGTCGTCGTAGGCGTTGAGCGGGTGGAATACGTAGCACGGCTCGACGTCGAACCAGCGCACGTCGGCGTTGTCCCCGTCGCGCGGCATCACGCCGACGCGTGCCGGGTACTCGGGATTCCAGCGGTACGGCAGTGAGCTCACGCCCCGGCCGGAGCGCGCGGTGACCGGGTCGGGCACGTCGACGTGGGCCGGCGTCTGGTTCGCGTCGAAGGTCACGGGAAGGTCGTAGAAGACGACGTGTTTTTCGGTGAGCGAGAAATCGTGCATCATCGGCCGGCCCGTCACCTCGATGTCCACGACGCGCCGCGCCCGCCCGTCGGTGCCGACGACCGAGTACCGCACGCGATTGCCGAGGCCGAACGTGTACGTGACGGCGTGCAGCTCGCCCGTGCCCGGATCGCGCTTGGGGTGGGCCGTGTAGTCGCCCGGCAGCGTCCCGTCGAAGTCGCACGCGCCGACGGTGTCGAGCTCCTCGGTGAGCTCATACGCCGGCAGGCCGCCCTCGATGAGCGCCAGCGTGCGCCCGGCGTGCCCGATGACGTTCGTGTTGGCCCCGATGCCCATGTTCGGCGCCTCCGGCCCCTCCCCGAGCAACCCCGCGACGTGCGGCGTGCGGATCCAGCGGTTCCGGTACCACTCGGCCCGCCCGCCCCGCAGGCGGACGCCGTGGACCATGCCGTCGCCGAGGAACCAGTGGTAGCTCTCGGGGTCCTGCCGCGCGAGCGGGTTGGGCCCGTTGCGCAGGTAGCGGCCGTCGAGGTAGTCGGGCAGCTCCCCGGTCACCTCGAGCCGCGTGGCGGTGTGCTCGTGGGTGACGGGGGCGAAGTTGCCTTCGAGGAACTTGTTGGTCATGCGAGATCCTTCCATAACAGTGTTATTCATTGATAACAGAGTTATGGAACGGTCGCAAGGGCCGGGTTTTCAGGACTGGCGCCGAGGGCGCGGACTCTGCACGATGATCGGTGGCGCCAGGCAACGCGCGGATGGTGAGCTGCGTCCAGGTGGGTGGGAGTTTCCTGCGGTGGTCTGGGACGGAGGCCGAGGTGGACGGACGGGTCGACCGCCGGGCCATGCGCGGCGCCGTTTCCGGGGCCGAGGCCGCCGTGGGCAGCCTGAGTGCCCGCCGCGCGTCCGTCGCCGTCGCCGGGACAGAGGCCGCGTGAACGGCCGCGTCAGCCGTCGCACCGCGATCGCCGCCGGGGCCGCGGGCCTGGGCGTCGCGGGGCTCGCCGCGGCGACGGCAGCGGGGCTCACGCCTCTCGGTCAGGCGTTGCAGGTCCTCGGCGTCACCACCGACTCACCGGTCACCCAGGTCGGTTCGCTGCGCGTCGAGCGGGTGCACTCCGCCGCGAGGGGCCGCGACGTCGACCTCGTTCTCTTCCTGCCGAGCAAGAAGCCGCCGCTCGACCTGCCGATGTCCCTCATGCTGCACGGCCTGCACGGCAACGCCCGCAGCGCCGCCCCCAGCGGCCTGCTCAAACAGCTCGCCACGGACGTCGCGCGCAAGGCCGTGCCCGCGCACGGCTACGTCGCCGTCGACGGCGGGGACAACTACTGGCACGAGGTCCGCCCCGGCGACGACCCCATGGCGATGCTGCTGGAAGAAGTCCCGCGCTGGCTCGCGGCCCGCGGCCTCGGCGGCGCGCACGGCCTGCCCTTCGCCTGCGCCGGCGTCTCGATGGGCGGCTTCGGCGCGATGGTCTACGGCCGCCGCCGCGCCGAACGTCGTCAACCGCCGGAGGCCATCGCGGCCATCTCGCCGGCGCTCATCACGAACTGGCCCGAGATGGCCAAGCGCCACATCTTCACCGGCCAGACCGACTGGACCTCGCTCGACCCGCTGCGCCACCTCACCGCCCTGCGCGGCATCCCCACGGCCCTCTGGTGCGGCACGGAGGACTCCTTCATCACCGGCGTCCGCCGCTACATCGCGGCCACCCACCCGGCCGTCGGCTACACGGCGAAGGGCATCCACAGCGACACGTTCTTCCACTCCGTCGTGCCGAGCCTGGTGAGCTTCGTCGGGAAGCACGTGCCGCGCGCGGTGTGAGGCAGCGGGCACGCTCCAAGCGCGACGGACGCCCCCTTGAAGTCAGTTCCGCGCCACCAGCACCAGCACGATCAACCCGGTCACCAGCCCGCCCGCACTCAGCCGCGCAACACGAGCCTCAGGAAGACACCCACCGAGCCACCACCGAGATCAACCAGAACCCCACCATCGTCGCCAACGCCGTCAGCAGCGCCCACCGCAGTTGCAGCCGACGGGTCTCCGCCACGCGCAGGAAGCGCAGGAAGTACCAAGCCAAGGCGAACAACGGCAAC
Protein-coding regions in this window:
- the fdhD gene encoding formate dehydrogenase accessory sulfurtransferase FdhD → MGRVTVRRPVRRISSTGERRRPDSLAAEEPLEIRVGGKALAVTMRTPGHDVELAHGFLLSEGVLGSREDIAAARYCDGVDDQGRNTYNVLDVTLAPGVAPPDVGVERNFYTTSSCGVCGKAALDAVKLKSRFSPADSPFEVKTDVLVKLPDTLREQQKVFKSTGGLHAAALFTQDGELEVVREDVGRHNAVDKVLGWALQAGRIPAPDCGLLVSGRASFELVQKAAMAGIGLLAAVSAPSSLAAELAEENGMTLIGFLRGDSMNLYTGDQRVLT
- a CDS encoding carotenoid oxygenase family protein, which produces MTNKFLEGNFAPVTHEHTATRLEVTGELPDYLDGRYLRNGPNPLARQDPESYHWFLGDGMVHGVRLRGGRAEWYRNRWIRTPHVAGLLGEGPEAPNMGIGANTNVIGHAGRTLALIEGGLPAYELTEELDTVGACDFDGTLPGDYTAHPKRDPGTGELHAVTYTFGLGNRVRYSVVGTDGRARRVVDIEVTGRPMMHDFSLTEKHVVFYDLPVTFDANQTPAHVDVPDPVTARSGRGVSSLPYRWNPEYPARVGVMPRDGDNADVRWFDVEPCYVFHPLNAYDDGDRVVLHVVRHPKVFDHGVHGPTEGEPTLDRWTVDLTAGKVLEERIDEHGQEFPRVDERHVGRAHRYGYAVAVDGLSNLTGAVYKHDLRNGTAQRHGFGPGRVPGEFVFVPSRVDAAEDEGVLMGFVFDAATQRSDLALLDAGTLEPVAAVHLPDRVPHGFHGNWVPIG
- a CDS encoding alpha/beta hydrolase family protein, whose protein sequence is MNGRVSRRTAIAAGAAGLGVAGLAAATAAGLTPLGQALQVLGVTTDSPVTQVGSLRVERVHSAARGRDVDLVLFLPSKKPPLDLPMSLMLHGLHGNARSAAPSGLLKQLATDVARKAVPAHGYVAVDGGDNYWHEVRPGDDPMAMLLEEVPRWLAARGLGGAHGLPFACAGVSMGGFGAMVYGRRRAERRQPPEAIAAISPALITNWPEMAKRHIFTGQTDWTSLDPLRHLTALRGIPTALWCGTEDSFITGVRRYIAATHPAVGYTAKGIHSDTFFHSVVPSLVSFVGKHVPRAV